GGGAATACATTTCACCACGATAGTTCCTTTTTCAGATGACCATGCGTGCAGTGTACGGTCATTGGTACTGGGGGTGCTGGAGGAGGAAGGATTTGCATACGATCCCGTGAAAGATTCTGATCTTGAGGACATCCCGGCGAGCTATCTTGAGGACGGCGGAGCGTTCTTCATAGCGCTGGAATCCGGCGAACTGGCAGGGACTGCTGCAGTAAGGAGGACAGGATCAGACGCCTGCGAGATCAGGAGGGTATACGTGCGTAAGGACCTAAGGGGCCGGGGGATTGGCAGCGCTCTTTTCCGCAGCGCCCTCTCCTGTGCGGAAGGCAGGTACGGGAAGATCACCCTGAAGACCGATACGTCGCTGCATATTGCAATAGGGATGTATCTTGGATATGGTTTCACAATAGTCCGGGAAGAGGGTACTACCCTCCACCTTGAAAAAACACTTTCTTAATGAATGGCTTTCACAGGGTTTCAGAGCTTCCTTATCATGGCCACTTCATCACAGTTGGGGAATTTAGGGCATTTTATGCAGCCGCTCCATATCTTGTGGGGCAGTGTATGTTTGTCCACCGCGCTGAAGCCCATTTTCTCAAAGAAAGGTACGGCGTATGTTAGTGTGAAGACTGTGTTGACCTTCAGTTCCCGGGCATCGTTCAGGCACGCGTCCAGAAGTATGGACCCAATACCATGTCTGGTATGTTCGGGCTTGACCGCAAGCGAAAGTACTTCCGCCATATCCTGCCAGCTTACCTGCAGGGCGCAGCATCCTATTATTTCTCCGTCCTCTTCGCACACGTAGAAATTCCTGATGGATTCGTATAGTTCACTTAAAGGCCGGGGAAGCATGATCTCTTTTTTAGCGTAAGGTTCTATTATGTCCTTTATCGCCTGAACATCCTGAACATTTGCTTTCCTTATTGTCAATTCTCAATCTCCGTTGCGATTGTCCCAAAAGAAGAAAATGGCGAGCGTGAAGGGATTTGAACCCTCGGCTTGCAGCTTAGGAGGCTGCCGCCATATCCTGACTAGGCCACACGCTCACTGTGCGGTATTGTGTAATAGCATCTTGCATTTTAAAGT
This DNA window, taken from Methanolobus chelungpuianus, encodes the following:
- a CDS encoding GNAT family N-acetyltransferase — translated: MVLGVLEEEGFAYDPVKDSDLEDIPASYLEDGGAFFIALESGELAGTAAVRRTGSDACEIRRVYVRKDLRGRGIGSALFRSALSCAEGRYGKITLKTDTSLHIAIGMYLGYGFTIVREEGTTLHLEKTLS
- a CDS encoding N-acetyltransferase — its product is MTIRKANVQDVQAIKDIIEPYAKKEIMLPRPLSELYESIRNFYVCEEDGEIIGCCALQVSWQDMAEVLSLAVKPEHTRHGIGSILLDACLNDARELKVNTVFTLTYAVPFFEKMGFSAVDKHTLPHKIWSGCIKCPKFPNCDEVAMIRKL